The window GTCTGGTCGGCCTGAATCCCATGCTTTTCGCACCATGAGAACAGTTCACCCCAACCTTTAAAAAGTGTATAGTGATTCTTATTGGATACAATCTCGTTTGTTTCTGTCGAATTTTTGACCCAGTCCAATTGTGAGATGAATTCATCCTCCGACCAGATTCCATCATCCTTCTCAAGCGCATTATAATGAAGGGCAATTTCATGGCCATCGCTTTTGATTTTTTCATATATTGCCGGGCTGTATCCAGGAGCAATCATGCACCAGGTTGAATTGACACCTTCCGATTTCAATGTCTCAAGCGTGATCAAAGCAGATTCATCAACGTTTAAGTCACTATCATGTGAAATCATCGCCATATGCTCGATACCATCTGGCCAATAATCTAAAAATGGGAGTGTCAGCCCTTTTTCTGCTGCACATGCAAATACATGCTCCACGATTGCTTCCTTCCAGAGATCTGCATACGGCAGGTTAAAATAGGGCATTCCTGTGTCAGTAACGGACCGGTCCATGACCCAATCCAATTCGAACCCATCATCCGCTTTTAATAAATCTTCATCCAAGTTAGCTGTTCCATCCGGTGCCGGAATGCCATCTTTTTCAACAGGCCCGGTTCCTTGCTGAAACCCTACGATTGTCCTAGGAATCGAAATGGACCAGCGCTCGATTTTCCCATCACCATATTCAATCCGTTGGAGTGCAGATTGAATGAATTGTTCCGGACCGTCTTTTGTACGGCTTAACATGCCTTTTGACGCGATGGAAAAGACGCCCGCAGTATTCTCCCAGGTTTGGGCATTGAGGAAACGAAGCGGCGGCATTTCCTTTGACAACAGGTCTGATAATAGTGCATATCCTTTTTCTACTCTTCCGCCTGCCGCCAAGCCCAGACTTTCTTTCACTCCATTCAAGCCCCCATAGGAAATAAGCGTCCCTCCTGATTGAATATAGGATAATAGTTTTTCAGTTATCACCCCTTGATCCCTGCAAAAAACTTCAATTATCACATCATAGGAATGAAAAGGGGCCTTAATATCGATTTTTTCATAAGGAATTCTTAAATGGTCAAACACCTCGAATAGATAAACCTCAAATACATTTTCCCCATCTGACCATCGCTTTTCGGCTTCTTTTTGGTCAAATAGAAGACCTAATTTGGCCATCCTCATACTAATTTCACCGTCTCTCTATATACATGTATTTAACATGTATTTTATTTTCCTTTATAGTATTATACTTTTTAAATTCTTTCAATGAATAGTTAGACAATTAAAAAATTATCCGTTGCTCACCCTGGGTTTATTTTAGCGGCAAAATGCCCGGGAAGGCATCCTTTCCCGGGCTGCAACAAACCAATTATTTTATTCTTCTTTATTCCCACCTGCATTGTTGATCCAGATTGCAACAGGCTTTGTTTCAACCGTCACACCGTCCAGTTTGACCGTTGCGGTTATCTGTGCCCTTCCGCTTTTTACAGCAGTTAAAACGCCATTTTCAATCGAGAGCATTTTTGGCTTGTCAATTTTGTATTCCACAGTTGCATCCGCTAGCTCCAATGTACTTCTTCCCTTTTCAAGGAGTCCTTTTATTTTCAATGGAACACTGTCACCAACTGTCAGGTTCTGGTCTTCAACAATGAGTTCCGCATCTTGAAGCTTTACAAGAAGCGATTCATCTGAATACTTGAACAGATTGATCCCGCTGGATAGGTAGAAGGATCCATAATCATCCTGTGCCATATGATCGACATTGCCCGCAATAAATTCATATGCACCGGTAGCTGGCTCGAATTTAAAAAACTTTCTACTGATGATTCCATAAAAATTCCCGTCTGTGCCAATTTCCAAATAGGCATTCCGCCAGTTGCTCGATGCTTTCGAATCCAGTTGATGAGAGGAAATGATCTCGTTTGTCTCAGGATTAAGTGAGAACAGGACTCCATCGGCCATTCCCCAAATATTTCCGTCCGGCCCGACTGTCAAAGCTGTTAAAGCCCTCTTGCCGGGAACAGGAACGAATTCAGCGATTTTTTCCTTTTTTTCCACATCCCATACGAAAATCTTTGCTTCTGTAGTTGTCGGTACTGATCCCTGTCCGCCAGCAACTGTAGTCCCGCCGTATACCAAGCCATCCTTATAGGCGAGGGAAACGATACTCTGGTCCGGAATTAGGTTCCAATATACCTCTGGCGCCTTTTCGCTGCCTGGCTCATAGATTGCAAACGCTCCACCCAGATTTCCGTTTTTAGGTACCGTACCTATAAACAGCTGATTATATTCAGAGACGCCCAGCATGGCAAATGGCCGATCCTGAGGGGTATAACCAGGTATTTCTGTATTTTTTTCAAGGCTGAATAGTAAATCAGGATTCAGTGAACTTGAATCGGTCCGATTCCATTCTTTGAATGGATCAAACTCATAAAACTTGGCATTTGGATAGATTCCAAGATACATTTTGTCATTCAGATTGGCCATCCCTTCACTCTGGCCAATCCCATCGAATCGAATATTTTCCCCTGTCGTAGGAACATACGCGCCCATATTCCCAGGAAGATACCCGGCACTGTAGATTTTTCCATCAGGTCCTTTGTTTAGATCATGAATTAAAACAGGCTCAGAAGGCAGTGCCAAATCAGTAAGCTTCAATTTCCCGGTCTCTAGGTTATATTTATACATTTTTCCGCTGTTGCCTGAGAGGCCGACCATGGTATAACCCGGGAAGCCTTCTTCATCTAATTGCAAAAACTTGTAGCTGATTGCACTTCCTTTAATATCAACCCCAAGTGACTTGAACGTATTTGTATCAAGGTCATACTCGTGAAGAATTCCAAGGTGAGTATAATATACTTTGTTCGACACAGGGGATTTACCCGAAGTACCTCGTGACGATTCAGGGATATCAAAGGTTTTTTGTCCCGTATCCCCATTTACCGCTTCGACCAATTGGCCCGTCGCCGTATCAAGGACAAACATTTCAAAGGTATTTTCTTTCTGCGCAAACAGCTTTCCGTCCACTAAATTCATGTCATATACCGAAATAATATTCGAATATTGAGGCGGCAAGATATTGCGCTTTTCCCCAGTCGCAATGTCAAACTCAATTAGGTGCGCTTTATTGCCGACACCTGCATAAAACTTGTGGTTCTTTTCATCATAGACGGTACTCCTTACCCAGCCTTGACCTTCTGCCAATGTTCCAAAGTTCGTAAACTCGTTCGTGGCTGGATCGTACTGATACACACTTCCAGAGCTATATGCTCCTCCGTAAATCTTCCCGTCACTGGCTGTATCCATTGGGTACAGGACTGCATCCGTCGATTTTACTGGATGGCCAAGATTTACTAATGTATCTGTTTCCGGTATATAGCGGAAGAGATAGCCTTTGTTATAGCCGCCTAAGTAAACGCTTCCATCCGCAGCAACCTTGACTCCCCAGGCACCTGAAGTGTCCTCGAGTGGATAGCTTTTGATAAGCTGCTCTGTTTCAACGTCCACAATCGCAAACTTTGCAGGTGCACCTGCAACAACGGTATATAAAACATCCCGCCCGTTTGCATCCTTGCCAATATCGCCAAGCATGACAGTCGTCTTGG is drawn from Bacillus sp. FJAT-18017 and contains these coding sequences:
- a CDS encoding carbohydrate binding domain-containing protein, which translates into the protein MNKKRSFIVLVCCILFLQLVYPITLKSVSAQGNETELKILNPGFEELAENGVIPGWKQNFGTAGVTVASHEHASGKQSLEIKDSDRGNYGLISDNVPVNPGWEYRASAKHKSTGGSGEIYIRFFDEKGTYITGFNTAVRGPVTEWKDISVTATAPNNAASAAILFYSGQANTGTYYFDDASLTEIKPILPIEKVGEDLGIQVSKTTVMLGDIGKDANGRDVLYTVVAGAPAKFAIVDVETEQLIKSYPLEDTSGAWGVKVAADGSVYLGGYNKGYLFRYIPETDTLVNLGHPVKSTDAVLYPMDTASDGKIYGGAYSSGSVYQYDPATNEFTNFGTLAEGQGWVRSTVYDEKNHKFYAGVGNKAHLIEFDIATGEKRNILPPQYSNIISVYDMNLVDGKLFAQKENTFEMFVLDTATGQLVEAVNGDTGQKTFDIPESSRGTSGKSPVSNKVYYTHLGILHEYDLDTNTFKSLGVDIKGSAISYKFLQLDEEGFPGYTMVGLSGNSGKMYKYNLETGKLKLTDLALPSEPVLIHDLNKGPDGKIYSAGYLPGNMGAYVPTTGENIRFDGIGQSEGMANLNDKMYLGIYPNAKFYEFDPFKEWNRTDSSSLNPDLLFSLEKNTEIPGYTPQDRPFAMLGVSEYNQLFIGTVPKNGNLGGAFAIYEPGSEKAPEVYWNLIPDQSIVSLAYKDGLVYGGTTVAGGQGSVPTTTEAKIFVWDVEKKEKIAEFVPVPGKRALTALTVGPDGNIWGMADGVLFSLNPETNEIISSHQLDSKASSNWRNAYLEIGTDGNFYGIISRKFFKFEPATGAYEFIAGNVDHMAQDDYGSFYLSSGINLFKYSDESLLVKLQDAELIVEDQNLTVGDSVPLKIKGLLEKGRSTLELADATVEYKIDKPKMLSIENGVLTAVKSGRAQITATVKLDGVTVETKPVAIWINNAGGNKEE